The Bubalus kerabau isolate K-KA32 ecotype Philippines breed swamp buffalo chromosome 14, PCC_UOA_SB_1v2, whole genome shotgun sequence genome segment AAAAATGACCAAATGAGAAAAGTAAATGATATGACAGGGAGAGTGAGGTGATCCCTAGCAGTGCCTGAGTCTCTGCATCCAGAAATGAGGAGCTTGAGATGTACAGGGCTGCTCCCCTTCCTCCTGAACGTTTCTTTAAAATCAAGGTTGAGACACTATCTTAATTCCATGTGATGATATGACAGGGAGAGTGAGGTGATCCCAAGCAGTGCCTCAGTCTCTGTGTCCAGAAATGAGGAGCTTGAGATGTACAAGGGCTGCTCCCCTTCCTCCTGAACGTTTCTTTAAAATCAAGGTTGAGACACTATCTTAATTCCATGTGATGATTTTTACCCTCAGGACCAAGACAAGAGGGGAGCAAAACATTCTGTTACATCTTATAAACATGGAATTAGAACAGAAAAGTTACAGGAGCCAGCAAATTATTAGCATCCCTTAAAGTTCTAACTCTAAATGCTAACCTGCAAGGCAACTCAGTATCTACAGACTGTTGCATCATTTCTATCACCTACTACCTCTTAGGTGATCCTCATATTCGCTGatgtagaagaaataaacagGGGTCCATAATAAGACTTCAGAAATAAGCTTCTTGTGTTTCCTAGGATGATGTACCACTGCCTATTCTAAGAAGTAAAGATCCAGAGATTTACCATGCTTTCCTGAATCTTTGTGCTGAAGTTGGTTGGTACCATGTCTCCTGATTTTCCTGAGCTGCCATTATTGGGGAGTACAATTGTTATCCCTCAAAGGCTTTGCTTCAAGCTAAAATAAGGTGATGGTACAAAGGTGGACCCATTTCCTTGGGATTTCAGAAACAAGCAACAATCTCTATAGCACAAGAAATAATAGCAATACAACAATAATTAACACTACCAGTCAGGCAAACTGAAGTGGTCAGTAACTATTAATACATCATCTCCCTTTGCTGCTAATGGTGAACCAGTGATTTCAACAGTGGCCGCTGCCAGGAGTCTTACTTTCTAGTTCTTATTCTGCCATCATTGGAGCAGAAAAAGGGGCAGGGAAAGGGGAAGTGTGTCTTTATGTTCTTAAacctttgattattttttaaagacaaaaacacaTTAAGTAAATAACTACTGCTAGAGGGGCCAGGAAGGACTGAGCAAGTTGCAAGTCTCTGTATCTGGAGAAGTCATTAAAGCAGAATCTGGAAAGAGACTAAAAACAgtgaaagtaaaatataaaaggtTAACAGGgtagtaaacttttttttttttttgacctattGTGTCATtgaaagagtatttttttttattgtagtaagaATACTTAACATGAAATCTACCCTATTAAACATTAAGCACCCAATacttagactgtaaagaatctccctgcaatgcaggagacccggattcaatccctgggttgggaagatctgctggagaagggaatggttacccactccagtattcttgcctggagaattccatggacagaggaacctggtgggctacagtccatggggtcacaaagagttgggcacaacgtagtgactaacactttcacttattttttacaGTATTATCTCCAGGCACAAGGCGGTAGAAAGCTCTAGGACTTATTTCTGTTTAACATGAAACTTTATACCTTGGAACAGCACCTTGCAAATGCTccttcagcccctggcaaccaccattttaTTGCTTCTACGTGTTGGACCATTACAGATCCTTCCTATAAGTAGAATTATGCAATATATTTGTTCTGTGATGGACTTATGTCACTTAGCAAAATGAActgggcattttttaaaaagccaagtgAAATCTTAAGAAGTAGTTAACTAGCTAGTTAGTACAAGGTCTTAAGATGTTTGTTGATTATAAACTATTATAACAGAATACTCGCAGACTATATAACACCCTCCTCCCCCAAAGACTTTCGACAGAGAGACTGTGGCTAGCTAGGACTTGGATAAGAGTTTTATGAAACTGTTATAATCAGAGATCTTTGCATCACAACCTTTCATTATGTAGGTTCCTCCAATTTAAACTAATCATAAAAGTCAATAATTAAAGTAAGCATAAGAAAGTCATTTGCTAGCATGTCCCGCATAGGTTCATTTTTCACCTGCCAAGATTGAATTACCTCTTGTATATCACTAGGTGACAATAAAAGGGAAGAAGCCAAGAGTGCATTTCAAATTAGAGGCTAAGAACTAACAAAGAGTATCTCACTAGCTCTAAAAGTTAGCTGAGGGCCACGAAGGCTAACAAGGTTACATGTGCCAAGTACCCTATCTACCAGCAAAGTGAAAAACAAGTCAATGCAATGCTCGGTGATCACAGAAAACCATCATCTAAAATAAATGATGCTcagcagagaagagaggaaagaccCTTCCTCAAAGTCTGTGCCTATTAACAGGCAATATTAACTTTAAAACAGGGTCAGTTTGGGATAGAGATGTAAATCTTGAGTACttttatatctaaaaatattGCAAAACACAAGACGGCCTCCAGTTTCCAGTGTGTCAGACACTTAAAAGTAAACAGTAGCCATAAAAcaggagcattttttaaaaagaaatttcagacATCTGGAAATATTAAGTTGCACAATATGAAATGGccatttttgtatattaaaagtctgaacatcaaaaattACAGGTGATTCCACCAAAGAAAAGGCAGGGCTTATTAATTTAATGTTAAGAATTAAAGTTTGAAGACATACTACGAGTCTTTAGTTTCATAAGGAGGTTTACTTCAGTGGGAGAATATTACTAAAGTAAGAAAAGGATTTTCAATATTCTGTGCTAAACGTATATCTCAAATCACACAGAACTGGGGCCAGTCACTATTTGCTTAAATAAGACTAAGAATAAAGTCTTCCATGTATAACCAgccctttttcatttttgtataacATATGACACTCATCCCTAATAACATTTTCTATTCCCAATTAATTTCTCCATCTTCCTGGTTGAATGCTTGAATCCAGCTATTAATAGTAAAACTTTAGGTGCATGGACCTTCTGTGCCCACATACACCCCACTTCTCAATCTATTATTCACTGCTTTCTCCTACTCACTCCAGCCCTTCTCTACCGCTCTTTCTTTCAAACTTGGCACACTGACAGTCCCATCTGTCCGTGTcaggctctccccacccccttcctttTAATACACCAGTGATCTAATCTTTCTTGCCTAGAATGGGGGGATTCTGCTTAGCCCCAATCCCTCTGCCTTTCCCATACAGGTGAGTTCTGTTGTTCAAAGAATGCTTGACGGATTTTGTCCTAGAACTCTCCATTTCTGCCTTATTTAGACCTTGATCACTTGCTCAAAACCAATTTCACCTAGAAGGCATCAATAAACAGAATGTGAATATTATAAATGAGGATAATTTTCTACGGAGGAGTTGTACACACCTGCAACTTTAATATTAGAATAAAAAGGTTCACCTACACTGGGTAGGTTTCCTTGTGGATGGATATTTTCTTCCCAGCACACGATGTACTATGTTCTCTCTGGAAGTATTTCAGTGgtacttttttgtcttttttaaaacaggCTTTCTGGACTCTGGGAAATGTACACAGGCACTGAGTGAACTCCATCACGTTTAGTATTAAGGAAGTAATTTTAAGAGGAAGGGGACCGCAATGCGCCTTCAACACTTTTTCAGGATGGAGAGTTTCAAGTACTTGTCTGCCTCATTCTATCCGGCTTAATCCTTTTCCACTTCTGGTTCTGGAACCCTATGCCGCCAAAGGACTGACACACACAGATTATCTGATGTTCTACCGTTTCCAAAGACCCGGGCAGTACCACCCTCCGGTGTTTACATACCTGGAGTTTGCTATTTCCACTTTGGTTCTTGCCATGGCGGCTGCCCGTTGTGCGCCTTCGATCGCTCTGTCCACCTTCTCCCTAGTTTTTGTATTTCTTATTGGTATCAGCTGCTTCCTTATTCCACGGACCAggatattatttttgtattttccctCTTCCTTGGAGCCATCGGGAAAGACAGTGCAGCCGTAGCCGTGCCTCTTGTTATTTGCCCACTCGCCTTCGTACTTCATACCGTTGGAGCGCTCGCTGATGCCGAAGCCTGTGCGCTTGTCGTTCTTCCACTCGCCCATGTAGATCTCCGTGGTGGTGGCGTCCACGTGGTCTTCCACGGGGCAGAAGTCACAGTCGACGTCGCCAAAGCTGATGGTGGAGTTGGCGTCGCTGGAGCTGATCCGGCTCATGGCTGCGTCGCTGCGGACCGAGCTGCGCTTGCTGGAGATGGACGACTTGGACTCGGACTTGCGCAGTTTCATGCTTCCCAGGAGGGAGCCCCGGCGGAAGAGTCCGCCCTTCTTCTTACCCGAGAGCTCGGCATCGGCGTGAAAGTTGAGCACGAAGCCGCCGCGGGTGCCGGCCGGGCTGTCGGCCGCGGCCGCGGCGTCGTGGAGCACGCTGCCGTTGCTCTGCTCGCTGCGCAGCGAGGCCAGCGACGTGCGCAGCGGCGAGCGGATCACCGTGGCCATGCCGTAGGGCACGCTCTGGCGCACGCCGTAGCCGTGCCGCATGCCGCCGGCCCACTGGCCCTGGTAGGTACCTTCGAGAGAGCGCAAGAGAGCACAGCGTGAGCCCGGGGCCGCAGATAGGCCGATGGGGGCGTGGGTGCGCACATGGAGAGCCCTGCGCGCGGGCCCAGGGACTCAAGGCCCAACCCCCCACACTGCCTAGTCAATTCTAAGCCATGCTTCGGAAATTCCCTTTGTGAATCCCCCACCCTGAAGTGTTGTGTCTAGGCCGTTTCTGTAATTGTATATCAGCTTTGGGGATACATATGTATCCCCAAACAAGTGTGCTGCTTACCTTTGGTAAAATTGAGAGGAAGCCAGAGGAAAATTTCCACTCTTAACCCTATGGAATTCATCTCAGAGCAAAGGTGTGCCTGACAGTGCCCATTAAAACTTTGTTGACACcattttttcaatgaatattatgACTTCTCACGAATAGGATAATCTCTAATCTAAATCTACATAGGTTTTTCCGataggtgtttgtttgtttgtttttttgcttttcactGAAAACATTTTACAAAGCACTGACTTCTAATACAAGAGAGTGATCATTAGAAAACTTTTCTCCCCTTAAATTAACACATCAAAACCCCCTCTGAGGAAGGCAGTGCAATAGCAGACGAAGAAATGAGCTCTATTTGTGAGTTGTATTTTTACTAATctaactgaaaaatgaaagactTCAGGTCTGGCAGTTTGACATTCCAACAAGCTCAAAGACCTAAAATTATTAGTGATCTGAATGATTGGAACATGAGTTGTCAAACaagttttcttacattttctttctacCACATTCATCATGTTCTTTTAGGGCAGGGAAAACTATTTAATATTCAGGATTATTATTTAGTTTGGGGTGAACCTTTTTAAGCTGAGAGGGATTTGacaaatagaatatatattctgAACAGAGTGAACCATTATGAAAAAACGGGCAATTTGTTTTAACATTTTGTACTTCCAAGTGAAAAGGTCAAGATCTGTCCCATATTTGCTAAATTTCTGCTTTCTTCTGGCCATTCTCCTCATGGTTTCCCTAGCTTCTGCCACTGTTCTATGAACCACATCATAAACTAGAAACATTCTGAGGGCAGGCATTACTTCATAGGAGAACACAAAATGTCCACACTCCTAGCTGTGTGTCCTGTGGTATGTAGATGTTTGATGACTTTATAATAAACAGCTGTGGTGGCTAAAAAGCATGCACTATTTATTTACCTTTGGGAAAACTAAGATAAGGTCAGAGGGAAACTTCCACTCTTAACATTATGGAATTCATCTCAGAAGAAAGGTGTGTTTGACAGTGTACATTAAAACTTTGTCATCACCAGATcattttttcaatgaatattatgCCTTCTCAGGAATAGGATGATCTCTAATTTAAAGCATTTGTTTTCAGAAGTTTTTCTATTAAGTAAATTagcaaagacatttaaaaattaacctgGAGCAACTTCCTAAATCATCTTAGGAGGAACTGGATGTTAAGATTAGGAACTTAGAATTTTCTCTTCTAAATTGAGtccatttccttttaattaaagGCAAATTTTATATTAAACTAGCTCTCCAAAGAAGTTACATGGAAATTTTAAGACATAATTACTTCTGTATTCTTTCTAACTCACAAATATTATAGAAAGTAAATCATAACTGTCTTGACTTCTTTCAGTTTCTGGTTATATAGAGTTACTTTGCAGTATACTTTTCATTTCAGATTGCCATGAAAAAAGTTCCATTGCATGGCatacatttacttttaaaatacttagaaGTGCTGCTTACTGATTATTTCATGCACTTAAAAGTTAAAGCCATAGTGGCTCCCAAGTCAAAAGTTTTGACTAATTGCAAGACTACCATCTCCCTCTGTTCATTCTGACATGTTTTTGGTATATAAATAGACAGTAGCCGGGTGACAATgatatattgggttggtcaaaaagttcatttgggttcttCCCCTATATATCTGACAAAAagcccaaacgaactttttggccaatccaatacaaAGGGGGTCTGGTACTGTGAATGTCCTACTCTGGGTAGGTCTTAACATCTTAACCTGACATCTTAGAACTTCTGAGGAGGTCGGTGGGCCATGACTTTCCCAAAAGGATAAACCCCAGAGGATAAGACACTCAAATACAACATTTCAGATGAAGAAGCTTTCGACTCAGTATTAGCTATCTCCAAACACCACCACTGTAACCCAGAAGGAAACTGAAATTATTAGAAAATTCAACTGAGTTTCCCTTTGCCTAGATAAAAATTCAAGTTCTAAAAGTTATACAACCTGACTTATATGCACTAAAACAAAccaccttattttaaaatattttgtttaaataaacaAGGAACACTATAATCATTCTCCTCTAACTTTTCTACAAGTTAATGTTGCTAGAACAACTTCCAAACATACTGTTGGATATCAAGAAGTACTTATACTTTTAAAACACAACCTCACTATCTTAGGAAATGTTTAACACCGAGGGGAAATTAACTACTAGTTTCCTTAATCTGCTATCTCAAAAATAAGACTAGTATTTAGAATTTCCAAAGACACATTGCTTAAAAATCTAAGTGGTTTAAGGCAACAGCAGTAACTAGAAAGTTTAGGTTGTTGCTTGACTGTAGTAGCAGAGAAGGCAGAACAATGGGATTGCCTATATTCCCATCTTACCCTGTTGAGGAACAGCACATGGAAGAATTCCTCCATAGAATTGCTAGAAACTAATTTACAGTCAAAGTGTTAGTGATTCATCTGAAATTTAAAGTAGGTTTAGTTTAGTCAGTCAACTTAAGTGGGGGAAAAGGGCCTCTTTTTCCTTACGAAGCAGGTGGGTTCCACCTGCTCCCTGCTGCTCAAAGTTCTAAttagttcctctcactttctTACATATGGATGCATAGttcataagtttaaaaaatatttttacggATGTTCTATGACTTTTGATCTGGGAGCTGATTTTCTAGATACAGCCATTTTCACTAAGTAAGTTTGTAGTGGAAGACTTCCAATTCAGAGAGAATTCCAGTCAAATTTAGATTTAATGTGCCAGATTTAAATCTACATGCTATGAATGAAAATGTGCATGGACAGGAATGCATATAATTAACACAACAATGTGTCTTTCTAGATAGATTCTAATAGTTTCATGACAGGTGAAAAAACGAACCACAGCAGGATCTGAATTTTTACCGAATATTCTGGGCACCTAGACTTGGATTTTAGGAACACTGTACTAACTATTCTTCCTTAATATTCAGGGGGTTCTATTTCAGCAACACTTCATATTCAGATCACTAGTAAAATAAACCAAGTGATAGTTGTCAATGGAATTACAACTTCCTTGCTCCCGAGTTTAACGTCACCACAAAATACATGCAATCAGATTTCTTAAATCTGACAGAGGCTGCTAGGGATGGACTTGTGGTGGTGCAGAGGCAAGAAGTAAAGCTTGTGGAAGTGATCTGTCTTATTGTGGCCAAAATCTTTGCAGGAAATAAGTTATAGCAATACACTTCCACTTAGAATCCCATTTTATGATTCAGGACTTTCTAATTAACTGATTGACATATGAAAGAAAGTAACAGTAAGAATTCAATAATGATTTTTAGGagtttcccccctcccccctttccTAATTGGTAGCatattagtttgtttgtttgttttggtagaAAAAGAAAACCGCAGTCCTGTGGTAATGCCAAAttttgaggtttttaaaaaattcttttaaaagttagttTTAAAACAGGAGGCCAATTATCCATAGTACCCTAGACACTTATTCAAGCTTCTGCAACACATAAACAGAGGACCTTTactgtgctatatatatatttattgctaGGTATAATGAATACCCTAAACCAAGAGATTTTGTTTAATGAGTAGTAACTTTAAAAGaagactcatttatttttagccTTCCAAATACTGAAGTAAAAGAACAATCCACCACCTTCTTGAAAGGTTGTAAACTAATGCACACGTTTGAAAGATAAGATTTGCATTCCACTTTTGAGCATGGAATTTAGTTATATTGTAGACCAGGGCCTCTGATAAAATCCAGTCACAAGCTAACACATTTATACGGGTGTCAACTAAGGTGCTCTGTGTCCATTGAGAACATTTAAGGGCCCTAATTAACTACTGTGGAACTTGAAACTCATACAGCCCATACACAATTATTAGAGACAGTCCCCCCCCTCCACTTTTAATCCATGAGAACTATATCCTTTATTTATACTGTAGGacgaaaagatgtcctttttagcCAATCCTACCATGCTGCGGGTTTGTATTTGAAACACGGCCCAAGTGTTCTGAGTAAGTGAAGTGTACAAATTGTTTAAGCTTTTATATAAGCAGTTGCCTGACTGGGGTTGCACTGGGCTGGACAAACTTTTAATTGGGCCCCTTTAATATCCTCCATCTCTGAGCTGCATTATTCCGAAATGTGACAACCCTTTTCAATTATGATTATTATCAGAAAATGTGTTTTGCCAAAGCATAAGCCATTTGCCCTTCTCGGTTTATTACACAAACAAATTCATCAGGTTTTGACACCTGTATCAATAATATATACTTTTCCTGGTTGGGGAAAAAAGTGTAGGGGGGCAGGCTCTCCCCTATTATATACAAaatttcttttgcaaatattagtaaatattaaaattaggTGAATTTTGCTCACAGCCAGCATACGGTTTTCCATCACACACCTTAGGGCAAACCGGAGATTCTCTACTGCTTTTCTCAGGAGTGAAGTAGCTGTTAATTTAGCTATTATAGGAATACACCTttcaattgtattttttaaaacatagactTCACTGTtcgtttctaaaatgttttcctaGTAATTTTTCCAGATATCTCCAGATCAACAATGACTACCTTCTTTTGATAGAAAACCGATACTTTAAGAAAGTGaaggaaaaccaaaaagaaaacccCGCATTCTTTGAACCCCACCTGCATCAGGTGGCCTCTCCACTCCCATAACTACGATTACTTTCCAAATGCACCTCCGATAAGGAACAATTCCCCAACATCCCAGTTCTGGGGTTCTGGCTTCTATCTTTAGGCCACTAGAGGACCAGAGGCGAAATACGACTCCACGTGAAACCAATCCCGGGATCTGTGCGCCGCGACCGCCAGCCTCCAAGCCCAGCGCGCTCGCTCTCACTCCACGGGAGTGGCGATTTCAAACCCGGCCGGGAGAGGGAGGGATCAGGAACGTAATGTGACGGGCTCAAGTGACAGCGTCCTCTTCCCAGTCCAGCCCTCCCGGGCGCGCTCCCTCCCGGTGGCAGCGCGGCGCTGGCGCCGGCCAGGTGTCTTCACGCCTTGTTCCCCCGGGTGTGGACACACCGCCCGCCCCCAGAACCGGGTCAGATCCAACCCGCCGCGTCCTAACACCCCCTCCCAGGGAGAGTGGCCGCGGGAGGAGGGTAGGAGGCTCCCCCAGGTGTTTTGGCGGGTTTCCGGACACGTGCGCCTCGCGTCCTCCCCGCGGCCCCGCAGTCAGGGGCAAAGCCCTCCCCCAGCGCCCAGCTCGCGGGGCAGCCGAGCCGCCAGCGACGCAGCTCACCTCCGTCCCCGTAGGTCTCCACGCCGTACCCGTCCTGCAGCCCGTTACTCCAGGTCCCCTCGTAGCGGGCGGGGGTGCACAGGCTCTGCCGGACCCCGTAGCGCCCCTTGAAGCCATGTGACCACTCCCCCCGGTACATCCACTTGCCCTTCGTCTCCACCCCCAGCCCGTGCCGCTTGCCCTGCGCCCAGTAGCCCTGGTAGGTGTTGCCGCTGGGCCAGGTGTAGCCTCCGACCACCTCGAAGCCGTGCGACCAGGAGCCCGAGTACTCGCCCTGGCCCTTGGGCCCCGTGCAGATGCCATGCCCGTGCGCCTTGCCCTCCTCCCAGCCGCCGCAGTAAGTGCCGCCATCGTCGAAGTCGAACCTTCCGCCCGTCATTCGGGGGGCAGCCCCGGCGCGCTCCCCGCGGGGGCACGGACGCGGGCAGAGCTGGGCACGGCAGGGTGTAGCTCGGGGGTAGGGGCCCGGCGGGCGAGCTCACGACAGCGCCCCGGGCAGCTCGTGCCGCCGCTCGGCTCCAGTCCGACGCCGCCCCCGTCCTCCCCTCTTCTTTCGTCGCCGCCACCGCCGCCTTTCTCCTccaactcctcctcctcctccttcgccgccgccgccgccgcccggggCCAGCGCCGCGCGCGAGAGGACAGCCCGGGCTCCGGAGCGGACCTTCAGCTGCTCCTGCCCGCCCACGTGAGCCGGGCGCCGCCCCGTGCCcgcccctcttcccctccccaggcGCCGAGGCCCGGCCCCGCGGCGCTCCCCTCCCTTGCCTCCCCCCCGCCAccggccctgcccccagcccggGAGCCACCGCTTCCCCGGCGGGCGGGCAGGGGGACGTGGGGACCGCCCGGCGCTGCCGTGCGGCGTAGCGGGATGCGGGTGGGCGGCGAGTGTGCCCAGGGGCGCGCGCGAGTGCCCGCCAGCCTGGAGACCGAGGCGCGGGCGTGGAGGGCGGCGGAGGctccggtgtgtgtgtgtgtttggggtttATCACCGTGCTGGAGCGCCTAGAAGTGCGGCCACGTGTGAGTGGAGGGAGAAAACTCCGAGGCGCGTTTGTCTGCATGGGCTTTTCGTAGTTGCCTGTTTTCCGGCATTCCAACTTGTGTATCGTGGCGTTTGTCATGCTCAGCTGTCACCGTGAATTAACATCCCCCGGATAGATGGTTGCATGTGAAAGAAGTCTGCGACAGCCTAGATATAATTGTGCAGAATGTTCTTTTACACCTACCCGTCTTGAAGCACAtgtgtttgcatttctttaatgaagATGGGGGGGAGGGCAGTGCAGTTTGAAAAAGCACAGAATACATGGGTTCGGTTTTTTGGTTTGTAATAATAAAGAGGATGTCTTTAATCTGTCTTTGTAGGGATTTAGGTATTCGCGTCCACCTCAGAGCCTGCTCCCTCTGAAGTCTTCTGTATTCTTCTAACAACCCTAGAAATTCTTCAACCCGGAGCTGTGTACTCAACAGGCAGACGGCTCAGTCTGTGTATGTTGTCTAAGTGTCTGGAATGTACA includes the following:
- the JPH1 gene encoding junctophilin-1 isoform X2, with amino-acid sequence MTGGRFDFDDGGTYCGGWEEGKAHGHGICTGPKGQGEYSGSWSHGFEVVGGYTWPSGNTYQGYWAQGKRHGLGVETKGKWMYRGEWSHGFKGRYGVRQSLCTPARYEGTWSNGLQDGYGVETYGDGGTYQGQWAGGMRHGYGVRQSVPYGMATVIRSPLRTSLASLRSEQSNGSVLHDAAAAADSPAGTRGGFVLNFHADAELSGKKKGGLFRRGSLLGSMKLRKSESKSSISSKRSSVRSDAAMSRISSSDANSTISFGDVDCDFCPVEDHVDATTTEIYMGEWKNDKRTGFGISERSNGMKYEGEWANNKRHGYGCTVFPDGSKEEGKYKNNILVRGIRKQLIPIRNTKTREKVDRAIEGAQRAAAMARTKVEIANSRDLPDSGIKPTSPPLQADSSPLNHREALSNILKGHKGMICHRGKQRFLPVGERKAYLMIHSLKRKNCLKAVRITSVHYLCAVLPCGLLE
- the JPH1 gene encoding junctophilin-1 isoform X1, with the protein product MTGGRFDFDDGGTYCGGWEEGKAHGHGICTGPKGQGEYSGSWSHGFEVVGGYTWPSGNTYQGYWAQGKRHGLGVETKGKWMYRGEWSHGFKGRYGVRQSLCTPARYEGTWSNGLQDGYGVETYGDGGTYQGQWAGGMRHGYGVRQSVPYGMATVIRSPLRTSLASLRSEQSNGSVLHDAAAAADSPAGTRGGFVLNFHADAELSGKKKGGLFRRGSLLGSMKLRKSESKSSISSKRSSVRSDAAMSRISSSDANSTISFGDVDCDFCPVEDHVDATTTEIYMGEWKNDKRTGFGISERSNGMKYEGEWANNKRHGYGCTVFPDGSKEEGKYKNNILVRGIRKQLIPIRNTKTREKVDRAIEGAQRAAAMARTKVEIANSRTAHARAKADAADQAALAARQECDIARAVARELSPDFYQPGPDYIKQRFQEGVDAKENPEDKVPEKPPTPKESPHFYRKGTTPPESPEPSPRQGRSPSPKPARKQNPSSGARLNQDRRSAAEEKVTAAVNKPLTSKAPPKEVGAVVPSSKYSGRHHIPNPSNGELHSQYHGYYVKLNAPQHPPEDTEEEGSSQSSSALVHKPSPNKWSPPKSVTKPVAKESKAEPKAKKSELAIPKNPASSDARPALEKEANSGPNSIMIILVMLLNIGLAILFVHFLT
- the JPH1 gene encoding junctophilin-1 isoform X4, which produces MTGGRFDFDDGGTYCGGWEEGKAHGHGICTGPKGQGEYSGSWSHGFEVVGGYTWPSGNTYQGYWAQGKRHGLGVETKGKWMYRGEWSHGFKGRYGVRQSLCTPARYEGTWSNGLQDGYGVETYGDGGTYQGQWAGGMRHGYGVRQSVPYGMATVIRSPLRTSLASLRSEQSNGSVLHDAAAAADSPAGTRGGFVLNFHADAELSGKKKGGLFRRGSLLGSMKLRKSESKSSISSKRSSVRSDAAMSRISSSDANSTISFGDVDCDFCPVEDHVDATTTEIYMGEWKNDKRTGFGISERSNGMKYEGEWANNKRHGYGCTVFPDGSKEEGKYKNNILVRGIRKQLIPIRNTKTREKVDRAIEGAQRAAAMARTKVEIANSRQILHR
- the JPH1 gene encoding junctophilin-1 isoform X3, giving the protein MTGGRFDFDDGGTYCGGWEEGKAHGHGICTGPKGQGEYSGSWSHGFEVVGGYTWPSGNTYQGYWAQGKRHGLGVETKGKWMYRGEWSHGFKGRYGVRQSLCTPARYEGTWSNGLQDGYGVETYGDGGTYQGQWAGGMRHGYGVRQSVPYGMATVIRSPLRTSLASLRSEQSNGSVLHDAAAAADSPAGTRGGFVLNFHADAELSGKKKGGLFRRGSLLGSMKLRKSESKSSISSKRSSVRSDAAMSRISSSDANSTISFGDVDCDFCPVEDHVDATTTEIYMGEWKNDKRTGFGISERSNGMKYEGEWANNKRHGYGCTVFPDGSKEEGKYKNNILVRGIRKQLIPIRNTKTREKVDRAIEGAQRAAAMARTKVEIANSRLLKEDLSGSRTMKSYKSLQMVTAAMKLKDSCSLEEKL